The Aquipuribacter hungaricus genome includes a window with the following:
- a CDS encoding sulfurtransferase — MVAPVVDEQWLAGREDVVLADVRWYLDGRSGRAAYEAGHLPGAVFVDLERWLAGQSAATDGRHPLPEPSVLAEGMASLGIGEDDVVVAYDDAGGTVAARLVWLLRATGHEAALLDGGIGAWSGGLTTAATERPPAVFRPRPWPEDLLVDSDGVAAAVQAGHTVLLDARAGERHRGE, encoded by the coding sequence GTGGTGGCCCCCGTGGTGGACGAGCAGTGGCTGGCCGGGCGCGAGGACGTGGTCCTCGCCGACGTGCGGTGGTACCTGGACGGACGGTCCGGACGGGCCGCCTACGAGGCCGGGCACCTGCCCGGGGCGGTGTTCGTCGACCTGGAGCGGTGGCTCGCCGGGCAAAGCGCGGCCACCGACGGCCGGCACCCGCTGCCGGAGCCGTCCGTCCTGGCCGAGGGCATGGCGTCCCTCGGCATCGGCGAGGACGACGTGGTCGTCGCCTACGACGACGCGGGCGGCACGGTGGCCGCGCGCCTGGTGTGGCTGCTGCGCGCGACCGGCCACGAGGCGGCGCTGCTCGACGGCGGGATCGGCGCCTGGAGCGGCGGGCTGACGACCGCCGCGACGGAGCGCCCGCCCGCGGTGTTCCGGCCGCGGCCGTGGCCGGAGGACCTGCTCGTCGACAGCGACGGCGTGGCCGCCGCCGTGCAGGCCGGGCACACGGTCCTGCTCGACGCCCGCGCGGGCGAGCGCCACCGCGGCGAG